From a single Nicotiana tomentosiformis chromosome 2, ASM39032v3, whole genome shotgun sequence genomic region:
- the LOC138906155 gene encoding uncharacterized protein: MSGRQSAEASLDVITGILTVQSHDVYALIDLGSSLSYVTPYVATSFGIKPEQHNESFSVSTPVGESIMAARVYRDCVVTVRGRDTMADLIELGMIDFNVIMGMNWLYSCFSKLDCRARIMRLEFPNEPTVEWEGNNIMLKGRFISYLKATKMIRKGYIYHLVRVTDTTAEVPTVESVPIVNEFPDVFLDELPGIPPDREIDFGIDMVPDTHPISIPLYRMAPAELKEIKEQLRDLLEKGFI; encoded by the coding sequence atgagtggtcgacagagtgcagaggcttccctagatgtcatcacaggtatattgactgttcaatctcatgatgtgtatgcccttattgatctcGGATCTTCTTTGTcttatgttactccttatgttgctacgagcttcgggATAAAACCAGAGCAGCAtaatgagtcgttctctgtatctactccggttggcgagtctattatggccgcacgggtttatagggattgtgttgtcacagtgcgtggtcgggataccatggctgATCTTATTGAACTAGGAATGATTGATTTtaatgtaataatgggaatgaattggctttattcatgtttttccaaactcgattgccgagccagaatcatgaggcttgagtttcctaacgagccaactgttgagtgggaggggaataataTTATGctaaaaggtaggtttatttcttaccttaaggccacaaagatgatcaggaaggggtatatttaccatttggtccgagttacggataccactgctgaggtgcctaccgttgaatctgtaccaattgtgaatgaattccctgATGTATTTctggatgagctccctggaattcctccagacagggagattgattttgggattgatatggTGCCggacacacatcctatatccattccactGTATAGAATGGCGCCGGCAGAATTAAAAGAgataaaggaacaactaagggatttgctagagaaaggtttcatctga